The following are encoded in a window of Kitasatospora fiedleri genomic DNA:
- a CDS encoding GH92 family glycosyl hydrolase yields the protein MTRPPLRRRLLSAFSTFGLLAGLGLAQFAAPPTADAAVSDPAATVNTLIGSSNSGETFPGADTPFGMVQWSPENTRGNQTRTPQPGGYDYDATRIRGFSLTHLSGTGCAGGAGDVPFLPYAATVTSSPSADRTDATYAAGFSHANETGTAGSYRVGLDSGVNVELSATTRTGAGRFTYPTGKPLSLLVRTSNSEVGSSAAQTTIDTANRAISGSVTSGNFCGYINTVDRRSYYTLYFYAAFDRPFAGTGTWQDGTLSAGSTSSSGGTTYGTDGWPAAGKGSGGYVTFDPAQGQSVGVRVGVSYVSAANARANLDAENPAGTAFDTVKQRAHDAWNTELNRISITGGTTAQQSTFYTALYHSLLHPNVFSDTNGQYVGMDQKTHALSTGQHAQYANFSGWDVYRDQVQLVTLLRPDIGADIAQSLYNQANQNNGVWDRWTHNQGGTHVMTGDPGHAAVASIYAFGGTSFDAAGALASMVHAATTVTAEDRGRDGWNVMVTGERPSLDQYLSIGYVPSDGNAWGGAGETLEDVSADFGISQLAQRLNDTGDGSRFLARAQNWRNVFNPATGYIQQRDSAGAWQSFDPASDDGFAEGSAAQYTWMVPFNVKGLFTAMGGAATAAGRLDRFFHNPDNSWALSGSDGTHSDVSNEPSIGTPWLYDFAGQPYKTQQTVRQAVNTLWSAGPGGIPGQDDLGAMSSWYVFAAAGIYPLAPGRAELLLASPLFSQVVVHRGNGATLTLNATGAGTNAPYVQSLRVNGTTSTRPWLPESLVTDGGTVDLTLSGTANTSWGTAAADAPPSFDTGPTSADLALNRPATADSSCNTDEGPAKAVNGSVSGGSGDKWCSLGGTKWWRVDLGGPTPVRTVTVRHAGAGGESTAWNTRDYDIQASDDGTAWTTLVQARGNTANVTTHAVNATARYLKLNVLTPEQGGGGAARIYEFEVYG from the coding sequence ATGACCCGTCCCCCGTTGCGCAGACGCCTGCTGTCCGCGTTCTCCACGTTCGGACTGCTCGCCGGCCTGGGGCTGGCACAGTTCGCCGCCCCACCGACCGCGGACGCCGCCGTCAGCGACCCCGCCGCCACGGTCAACACCCTGATCGGCTCCAGCAACAGCGGCGAGACGTTCCCCGGCGCCGACACCCCCTTCGGCATGGTGCAGTGGAGCCCGGAGAACACCCGGGGCAACCAGACCCGCACCCCGCAGCCCGGCGGCTACGACTACGACGCCACCCGGATCCGCGGCTTCAGCCTCACCCACCTGTCGGGCACCGGCTGCGCGGGCGGCGCGGGTGACGTGCCCTTCCTGCCGTACGCGGCCACGGTCACCTCCTCCCCGAGCGCCGACCGCACGGACGCCACCTACGCCGCCGGCTTCTCGCACGCCAACGAGACCGGCACCGCCGGCTCCTACCGGGTCGGCCTGGACTCCGGCGTCAACGTCGAACTGTCCGCGACCACCCGCACCGGGGCCGGCCGCTTCACCTACCCGACGGGCAAGCCGCTGTCGCTGCTGGTGCGCACCTCCAACTCCGAGGTCGGCAGCAGCGCGGCGCAGACCACCATCGACACCGCCAACCGGGCGATCAGCGGATCGGTGACCAGCGGCAACTTCTGCGGCTACATCAACACCGTCGACCGGCGCAGCTACTACACGCTGTACTTCTACGCCGCCTTCGACCGGCCGTTCGCCGGCACCGGGACCTGGCAGGACGGCACCCTGTCCGCGGGCAGCACCAGCTCCAGCGGCGGGACGACCTACGGCACCGACGGCTGGCCGGCGGCCGGCAAGGGCTCCGGCGGCTACGTGACGTTCGACCCGGCCCAGGGCCAGTCGGTCGGGGTGCGGGTCGGCGTCTCCTACGTCAGCGCCGCCAACGCCAGGGCCAACCTCGACGCCGAGAACCCGGCCGGCACCGCCTTCGACACCGTCAAGCAGCGCGCCCACGACGCCTGGAACACCGAACTGAACCGGATCTCGATCACCGGCGGCACCACCGCCCAGCAGTCGACGTTCTACACCGCGCTGTACCACTCGCTGCTGCACCCCAACGTGTTCAGCGACACCAACGGCCAGTACGTCGGCATGGACCAGAAGACGCACGCCCTCTCGACCGGGCAGCACGCCCAATACGCCAACTTCTCCGGCTGGGACGTCTACCGCGACCAGGTCCAACTGGTGACCCTGCTGCGGCCCGACATCGGCGCGGACATCGCCCAGTCGCTCTACAACCAGGCCAACCAGAACAACGGCGTGTGGGACCGCTGGACCCACAACCAGGGCGGCACCCACGTGATGACCGGCGACCCCGGACACGCCGCGGTGGCCAGCATCTACGCCTTCGGCGGCACCTCGTTCGACGCCGCCGGGGCGCTCGCCTCGATGGTGCACGCCGCCACTACCGTCACCGCCGAGGACCGCGGCCGCGACGGCTGGAACGTCATGGTGACCGGCGAGCGGCCCTCCCTGGACCAGTACCTGTCGATCGGGTACGTGCCCTCCGACGGGAACGCCTGGGGCGGGGCGGGCGAGACGCTCGAGGACGTCTCCGCCGACTTCGGCATCTCCCAGCTGGCCCAGCGCCTGAACGACACCGGCGACGGCAGCCGGTTCCTGGCCCGGGCGCAGAACTGGAGGAACGTCTTCAACCCGGCCACCGGCTACATCCAGCAGCGCGACTCCGCCGGGGCCTGGCAGTCCTTCGACCCGGCCAGTGACGACGGCTTCGCCGAGGGCAGCGCCGCCCAGTACACCTGGATGGTCCCCTTCAACGTCAAGGGCCTGTTCACCGCGATGGGCGGCGCGGCGACGGCCGCGGGCCGACTGGACCGGTTCTTCCACAACCCCGACAACAGCTGGGCGCTGTCCGGCTCCGACGGCACCCACTCCGACGTCAGCAACGAGCCCTCGATCGGCACCCCCTGGCTGTACGACTTCGCCGGGCAGCCCTACAAGACGCAGCAGACCGTCCGCCAGGCCGTCAACACGCTGTGGTCCGCCGGCCCGGGCGGGATTCCCGGCCAGGACGACCTCGGGGCGATGTCCTCCTGGTACGTCTTCGCGGCCGCGGGCATCTACCCCCTCGCGCCGGGCCGGGCCGAACTCCTGCTCGCCAGCCCGCTGTTCAGCCAGGTCGTGGTGCACCGCGGCAACGGCGCGACCCTCACCCTGAACGCCACCGGAGCCGGCACCAACGCCCCCTACGTCCAGAGCCTGCGGGTCAACGGCACGACCTCGACCCGCCCCTGGCTGCCGGAGTCGCTGGTCACCGACGGCGGCACCGTCGACCTCACCCTGAGCGGCACCGCCAACACCTCCTGGGGCACCGCCGCCGCCGACGCCCCGCCGTCCTTCGACACCGGCCCGACCTCCGCCGACCTGGCCCTGAACAGGCCCGCCACCGCCGACTCCTCCTGCAACACCGACGAGGGCCCGGCCAAGGCGGTCAACGGCAGCGTCTCGGGCGGCAGCGGCGACAAGTGGTGCTCGCTCGGCGGCACCAAGTGGTGGCGGGTGGACCTGGGCGGCCCGACCCCGGTCCGCACCGTCACTGTCCGGCACGCGGGCGCGGGCGGGGAGAGCACCGCCTGGAACACCCGCGACTACGACATCCAGGCGTCCGACGACGGCACCGCCTGGACCACCCTGGTCCAGGCCCGGGGCAACACCGCCAACGTCACCACCCATGCGGTGAACGCCACGGCCCGCTACCTGAAGCTCAACGTCCTGACCCCCGAGCAGGGTGGCGGCGGCGCCGCCCGCATCTACGAGTTCGAGGTGTACGGCTGA
- a CDS encoding APC family permease has translation MVQLHNRPSPGADAAASAPGGVRSKGLDSNSVGLLGNAVIGVSTVAPVYCLTTTLGTTVAAVGLQMPALFLAGFLPMMLVAFAYRELNKAIPDSGTSFTWTVKAFGPKVGWMCGWGLVIATIIVLSNLAGVATEYLYLLLGEITRSDSVAALNDDKLIHVVTCLALIAVATLISYRGMTATKGVQYALVGLQLAVLALFGVMAIAKATGHGAAGSLDFSWSWLDPFQAGSFTSFVAGLSLSLFMYWGWDACLSANEETGGSEKTPGRAAMLAMAVLVGSYLFTAVAVQMYAGTGTTGTGLGNPETSSNVLAVLAGPVMGTGLGVLLFVAVLASASASLQTTFIPVSRTVLAMSVYEALPASFTTVNERYKTPGRAIVTAGVGTGAFYTVMTLVSSHVLADTIAALTLMICFYYSLTAFACAWYFRRDLRASVRDALLKCVLPLIGGLTLAAIFAKSLVDMADPSYGSGSSVFGVGSVFVVGAGLLALGLVVMAVMMRRSPAFFRGEVLTRDTPALVIPD, from the coding sequence ATGGTTCAGCTCCACAACCGCCCGAGCCCTGGCGCCGACGCCGCCGCCAGTGCCCCCGGGGGCGTCCGCTCCAAGGGCCTCGACAGCAACTCGGTGGGCCTGCTCGGCAACGCGGTGATCGGCGTGTCCACCGTGGCCCCGGTGTACTGCCTGACCACCACCCTGGGCACCACCGTGGCCGCCGTCGGCCTCCAGATGCCGGCCCTCTTCCTGGCCGGCTTCCTGCCGATGATGCTGGTGGCCTTCGCCTACCGGGAGCTGAACAAGGCGATCCCGGACAGCGGCACCTCGTTCACCTGGACGGTCAAGGCGTTCGGCCCCAAGGTCGGCTGGATGTGCGGCTGGGGCCTGGTGATCGCCACCATCATCGTGCTGTCCAACCTGGCGGGCGTCGCCACCGAGTACCTGTACCTGCTGCTGGGCGAGATCACCCGCAGCGACTCGGTGGCCGCGCTCAACGACGACAAGCTGATCCACGTGGTCACCTGCCTGGCCCTGATCGCGGTCGCCACCCTGATCAGCTACCGCGGCATGACCGCCACCAAGGGCGTCCAGTACGCCCTGGTCGGGCTCCAACTGGCGGTCCTCGCCCTGTTCGGCGTGATGGCGATCGCCAAGGCCACCGGCCACGGCGCGGCCGGCTCGCTGGACTTCTCCTGGAGCTGGCTCGACCCGTTCCAGGCCGGCTCGTTCACCTCCTTCGTGGCGGGCCTGTCGCTCTCGCTCTTCATGTACTGGGGCTGGGACGCCTGCCTGAGCGCCAACGAGGAGACCGGCGGCAGCGAGAAGACCCCCGGCCGGGCCGCGATGCTCGCCATGGCGGTGCTGGTCGGCTCCTACCTGTTCACCGCCGTCGCGGTGCAGATGTACGCGGGCACCGGCACCACCGGCACCGGCCTGGGCAACCCGGAGACCTCCTCCAACGTGCTCGCCGTGCTGGCCGGCCCGGTGATGGGCACCGGCCTGGGCGTGCTGCTGTTCGTCGCGGTGCTGGCCTCCGCCTCCGCGAGCCTGCAGACCACCTTCATCCCGGTCAGCCGCACCGTGCTGGCGATGAGCGTGTACGAGGCGCTGCCCGCCTCCTTCACCACCGTCAACGAGCGCTACAAGACCCCCGGCCGGGCGATCGTCACCGCGGGCGTCGGCACCGGCGCGTTCTACACCGTGATGACCCTGGTCAGCTCGCACGTGCTGGCCGACACCATCGCCGCGCTGACCCTGATGATCTGCTTCTACTACTCGCTGACCGCGTTCGCCTGCGCCTGGTACTTCCGCCGCGACCTGCGGGCCTCGGTCCGCGACGCGCTGCTCAAGTGCGTCCTCCCGCTGATCGGCGGGCTCACCCTGGCCGCGATCTTCGCCAAGTCGCTGGTCGACATGGCCGACCCCTCGTACGGCAGCGGCAGTTCGGTGTTCGGCGTCGGCTCGGTCTTCGTGGTCGGGGCCGGGCTGCTGGCCCTCGGGCTGGTGGTGATGGCCGTCATGATGCGCCGCAGTCCGGCGTTCTTCCGCGGCGAGGTGCTCACCCGGGACACCCCCGCCCTGGTCATCCCCGACTGA
- a CDS encoding ricin-type beta-trefoil lectin domain protein, with translation MRLFRLHRSGRGPTTVAVLALLAALVGSGAVAGPAAGATTSAVIEGGARFQVLTPTLVRLEYADDGVFQDGTTFNAVGRDFPAAAYTTNVTSDGYREIRTSALTLRYKQGSGPFTAANLSVTLAGTGATAKPAFPSYCAPGTACEAENALFTGRAAAAYDHAGHTGSGFVAGFEQAGAALGQDVSGVPAAGTYRLQVRYSNATGGTGSLSTTVNGAPGPRLSLPATSSWDAWSTASATVTLGAGTDALSLVQNAGDTGRVNLDSLAVTPVATTAYPAASTALTTTGYGAGPTSTLGGWYRSLDNPASLPVAEHPGILNRGGWYLLDDTRTALLGADHTVTDRPSHGSRPYQDGYFFGYGQDYKRGLGDLNALTGGTALLPQSAYGVWYSRYYAYSATDYENALLPKFRSTNTPVDWLVVDTDWKAPGGWNGWNWNTGLFPDPQGFLDWTKQQGLSVAMNIHPTIDRADPKFAATDSAAGGLASDGGSTYKFDWSDPKQLAAYLALHQPFERQGTRTWWLDACCDSSGASDPHVAADNLINQAYADDATAKGLRGFSFARIGAATPDGYAGNHPVGPWSERRNTLQFTGDTPATWDMLAYETRFTADEAAAGLSNVSHDIGSFHGGHLADDLYARWMQFGVFQPIDRMHSDHGDRLPWNYTGAAAASAEASLRLREALVPYTYTLAQQANATGVPIVRPMYLDYPTQDAAYAATGEYLYGPDVLVAPITTPNDANGNGSAPVWVPPGSWTDYFTGRTYTGPATVTVTDPLSQLPVLVKAGGILPTRTDYVDHQGAALTALTVNVAAGADGAFSLYSDAGEGNDHKAGKSTSAPLSWNDAARTLTVGAQSGGYAGAPTSRAYTLRLSNSAAPTAVLVDGVQVPETAWSWNVNRRTVTVTTDPLPLGAAHTVTLNGSANANPTAGEVLGAGGQCLDVKGGGSADGTGLQLWGCNHTAAQTFAHPADGTLRVLGRCVTAAGGATGNGTPVSLAGCSGGPSQTWTHRTDGALVNTGSGRCLDVPDGTTTPGAAALRLYDCNASAAQVWKLPPAPLTGPGGLCADIANADPATPTPAQLSGCNGTDAQRFSAPGDRTLHVLGKCLDAAAGATANGTPVQLWDCNGTGAQTWVTRADGTLFNPQSGRCLDDAGNKQQSGDALQIWDCNGTTAQRFTLG, from the coding sequence ATGCGGCTCTTTCGGCTCCACCGGTCCGGGCGAGGACCGACCACCGTCGCCGTCCTCGCCCTGCTCGCCGCACTGGTCGGCTCGGGTGCCGTCGCCGGGCCCGCGGCCGGTGCCACCACGTCCGCGGTCATCGAGGGCGGTGCCCGTTTCCAGGTGCTCACCCCGACCCTGGTGCGGCTGGAGTACGCCGACGACGGCGTGTTCCAGGACGGTACGACGTTCAACGCGGTCGGCCGGGACTTCCCCGCCGCCGCCTACACCACGAACGTGACGTCCGACGGGTACCGCGAGATCAGGACCAGCGCGCTGACACTGCGTTACAAGCAGGGCAGCGGGCCGTTCACCGCCGCCAACCTGTCCGTCACGCTGGCGGGCACCGGGGCGACCGCCAAGCCGGCCTTCCCCTCGTACTGCGCGCCGGGAACCGCCTGTGAGGCGGAGAACGCCCTGTTCACCGGCCGGGCCGCGGCCGCGTACGACCACGCCGGCCACACCGGCTCGGGCTTCGTCGCCGGCTTCGAGCAGGCCGGTGCCGCGCTCGGCCAGGACGTCTCGGGCGTCCCCGCCGCGGGCACCTACCGGCTCCAGGTGCGGTACTCCAACGCCACCGGCGGCACGGGGAGCCTGTCCACCACCGTCAACGGCGCCCCCGGCCCCAGGCTCAGCCTGCCGGCCACCTCCTCGTGGGACGCCTGGTCCACCGCGTCCGCGACGGTCACCCTCGGCGCGGGGACCGACGCGCTGTCCCTGGTGCAGAACGCCGGCGACACCGGCCGGGTCAACCTCGACTCGCTGGCCGTCACCCCGGTCGCCACCACGGCGTACCCGGCGGCGTCGACCGCGCTCACCACCACCGGCTACGGCGCCGGACCGACCAGCACCCTCGGCGGCTGGTACCGCTCGCTGGACAACCCGGCGTCGCTGCCGGTGGCCGAGCACCCCGGCATCCTGAACCGCGGCGGCTGGTACCTGCTGGACGACACCCGCACCGCCCTGCTCGGCGCCGACCACACCGTCACCGACCGGCCCTCGCACGGCAGTCGGCCCTACCAGGACGGCTACTTCTTCGGCTACGGCCAGGACTACAAGCGGGGGCTCGGCGACCTCAACGCGCTGACCGGGGGAACCGCCCTGCTGCCGCAGTCCGCCTACGGCGTGTGGTACTCCCGCTACTACGCCTACTCCGCCACGGACTACGAGAACGCGCTGCTGCCGAAGTTCCGCAGCACGAACACGCCCGTCGACTGGCTGGTGGTGGACACCGACTGGAAGGCCCCGGGCGGCTGGAACGGCTGGAACTGGAACACCGGACTGTTCCCCGACCCGCAGGGCTTCCTCGACTGGACCAAGCAGCAGGGCCTGTCGGTGGCGATGAACATCCACCCGACGATCGACCGGGCGGACCCGAAGTTCGCCGCCACCGACAGCGCCGCCGGCGGGCTGGCCTCCGACGGCGGGAGCACGTACAAGTTCGACTGGTCCGACCCGAAGCAGCTCGCCGCCTACCTCGCCCTGCACCAGCCGTTCGAGCGGCAGGGCACCCGCACCTGGTGGCTCGACGCCTGCTGCGACTCCTCCGGCGCCTCCGACCCGCACGTCGCCGCCGACAACCTGATCAACCAGGCCTACGCCGACGACGCCACCGCCAAGGGTCTGCGCGGCTTCTCCTTCGCCCGGATCGGCGCCGCCACCCCCGACGGCTACGCCGGCAACCACCCCGTCGGCCCCTGGTCCGAGCGCCGCAACACCCTCCAGTTCACCGGCGACACCCCCGCCACCTGGGACATGCTCGCCTACGAGACCCGCTTCACCGCCGACGAGGCCGCCGCCGGCCTGAGCAACGTCAGCCACGACATCGGCAGCTTCCACGGCGGCCACCTCGCCGACGACCTGTACGCGCGGTGGATGCAGTTCGGGGTGTTCCAGCCGATCGACCGGATGCACTCCGACCACGGCGACCGGCTGCCCTGGAACTACACCGGCGCCGCGGCGGCCAGCGCCGAGGCGTCGCTGCGGCTGCGCGAGGCCCTGGTGCCGTACACCTACACGCTCGCCCAGCAGGCGAACGCCACCGGCGTGCCGATCGTCCGGCCGATGTACCTCGACTACCCGACCCAGGACGCCGCGTACGCCGCCACCGGCGAGTACCTGTACGGGCCCGACGTCCTGGTCGCGCCGATCACCACGCCGAACGACGCGAACGGCAACGGCTCGGCCCCGGTGTGGGTGCCGCCGGGCAGTTGGACCGACTACTTCACCGGCCGCACCTACACCGGCCCGGCCACGGTCACCGTCACCGACCCGCTGTCGCAGCTGCCCGTGCTCGTCAAGGCCGGCGGCATCCTGCCCACCCGGACCGACTACGTCGACCACCAGGGCGCCGCGCTGACCGCCCTCACCGTCAACGTCGCGGCCGGCGCCGACGGCGCCTTCTCGCTCTACTCCGACGCGGGCGAGGGCAACGACCACAAGGCCGGCAAGTCCACCTCCGCACCGCTGTCCTGGAACGACGCCGCCCGCACCCTGACCGTCGGCGCGCAGAGCGGCGGCTACGCCGGCGCCCCGACCTCCCGCGCCTACACGCTGCGGCTGTCGAACTCCGCGGCCCCCACCGCCGTCCTGGTCGACGGCGTCCAGGTGCCGGAGACCGCCTGGTCGTGGAACGTCAACCGGCGCACCGTGACCGTCACCACCGACCCGCTGCCGCTCGGCGCGGCGCACACCGTCACGCTGAACGGCAGCGCGAACGCCAACCCGACCGCCGGCGAGGTCCTCGGGGCCGGCGGGCAGTGCCTGGACGTCAAGGGCGGCGGCTCCGCCGACGGCACGGGCCTGCAGCTGTGGGGCTGCAACCACACCGCGGCCCAGACCTTCGCGCACCCGGCCGACGGCACCCTGCGGGTTCTGGGCAGGTGCGTCACCGCCGCCGGCGGCGCCACCGGGAACGGCACGCCGGTCAGCCTGGCCGGATGCTCCGGCGGACCCTCCCAGACCTGGACGCACCGCACCGACGGCGCCCTGGTCAACACCGGCTCGGGCCGCTGCCTCGACGTGCCCGACGGGACGACCACGCCCGGCGCCGCGGCACTCCGGCTCTACGACTGCAACGCCTCGGCCGCGCAGGTGTGGAAGCTGCCGCCGGCCCCGCTGACCGGCCCCGGCGGACTGTGCGCCGACATCGCCAACGCCGACCCGGCCACCCCCACCCCCGCCCAGCTCTCCGGCTGCAACGGCACCGACGCCCAGCGCTTCTCCGCCCCCGGGGACCGCACCCTGCACGTCCTGGGCAAGTGCCTGGACGCGGCGGCCGGCGCCACCGCCAACGGCACCCCCGTCCAGCTGTGGGACTGCAACGGCACCGGCGCCCAGACCTGGGTCACCCGCGCCGACGGCACTCTGTTCAATCCGCAGTCCGGCCGGTGCCTGGACGACGCCGGGAACAAGCAGCAGTCCGGCGACGCGCTGCAGATCTGGGACTGCAACGGCACCACCGCCCAACGCTTCACCCTCGGCTGA
- a CDS encoding acyltransferase codes for MTGTLTSDTEIRTVRAGRPGPGPVRCSVGDLLLADLPVSVVFFHDRPLDPDALADGLARALGHLPEFAGRLRTDDGGGLWIDPDDSGVPFTVADAPYTLTEALDRMALPANGLVDHVRAGQARREPLPLLTVRLNRLADGTAALGVSWHHAVGDMQTFALLMRTWSACTEGTALPEVLRAADRDLQLDAHLPAEDCGTPALRLPDPAEAAELRRAIAGASLANRTVQVWFSPAETDRLRTAYSTEAGRRLSANDALCAHLLHVLRELDGAGDEEQTLTMPVNLRRVLGLPDGTLGNLLGEIRLPYRPGTAPARYAAELRTAVEEFTEKHLSVRSNLRFLDTIGRDRVTDCVPAGFDPARRTLTISSWCRLGLQDLPLAGQRPIAFSPAATLQLPWTSWLVEGPRGEGHLYTLVLPTRTAARLRTAAPLLHPHRHPDDPAPAVAPRRLL; via the coding sequence ATGACCGGCACGCTGACGTCCGACACCGAGATCCGCACCGTCCGGGCCGGCCGCCCCGGCCCCGGGCCCGTCCGCTGCTCCGTCGGCGACCTGCTGCTCGCCGACCTGCCGGTCTCCGTGGTCTTCTTCCACGACCGGCCGCTCGACCCCGACGCCCTCGCCGACGGCCTCGCCCGCGCCCTCGGCCACCTCCCCGAGTTCGCTGGCCGGCTGCGCACCGACGACGGCGGCGGCCTCTGGATCGACCCCGACGACTCCGGCGTCCCCTTCACCGTCGCCGACGCCCCCTACACCCTCACCGAGGCCCTCGACCGGATGGCCCTGCCCGCCAACGGCCTGGTCGACCACGTCCGGGCCGGCCAGGCCCGCCGCGAACCGCTGCCGCTGCTCACCGTCCGCCTCAACCGGCTCGCCGACGGCACCGCCGCGCTCGGCGTCTCCTGGCACCACGCCGTCGGCGACATGCAGACCTTCGCCCTGCTGATGCGCACCTGGTCCGCGTGCACCGAGGGCACCGCCCTCCCCGAGGTCCTCCGCGCCGCCGACCGGGACCTCCAGCTCGACGCCCACCTCCCCGCCGAGGACTGCGGCACCCCCGCCCTGCGGCTGCCCGACCCCGCCGAGGCCGCCGAACTGCGCCGCGCCATCGCCGGCGCCTCGCTCGCCAACCGCACCGTGCAGGTCTGGTTCTCCCCCGCCGAGACCGACCGCCTGCGCACCGCGTACAGCACCGAGGCCGGCCGCCGCCTCTCCGCCAACGACGCGCTCTGCGCCCACCTGCTGCACGTCCTGCGCGAGCTCGACGGTGCGGGCGACGAGGAGCAGACACTCACCATGCCGGTCAACCTCCGCCGCGTCCTCGGCCTGCCCGACGGCACCCTCGGCAACCTGCTCGGCGAGATCCGACTGCCCTACCGCCCCGGCACCGCACCCGCCCGGTACGCCGCCGAACTGCGCACCGCGGTCGAGGAGTTCACCGAGAAGCACCTCAGCGTCCGGAGCAACCTTCGCTTCCTCGACACGATCGGCCGCGACCGCGTCACCGACTGCGTCCCGGCCGGCTTCGACCCCGCCCGCCGCACCCTCACCATCTCCAGCTGGTGCCGCCTCGGCCTCCAGGACCTTCCCCTGGCCGGCCAGCGCCCGATCGCCTTCAGCCCCGCCGCGACCCTCCAACTCCCCTGGACCTCCTGGCTCGTCGAGGGCCCCCGCGGCGAGGGCCACCTCTACACCCTGGTCCTCCCCACCCGCACCGCCGCCCGGCTCCGCACCGCCGCCCCCCTCCTCCACCCGCACCGCCACCCCGACGACCCCGCCCCGGCGGTCGCCCCGCGCCGACTCCTCTGA
- a CDS encoding ricin-type beta-trefoil lectin domain protein: MSSPVGVPAALTVHASDSAAGQSLAYAATGLPAGLSVDASTGVGSGTATSAGTSTVTATDGTGAKGSTTFVWTTAAAGGPTRTGPVVAGVSSSLCLDDRAADTADGNPVTIYGCNGTAAQQWTVASGGTLQALGKCLDVASAGTADKTPVQLWTCNGTGAQVWQPRADGSLLNPGSGRCLDVPAGTITPGTQLQIYACNGSAAQKWTLP, encoded by the coding sequence ATGAGCAGCCCAGTCGGCGTACCGGCCGCCCTGACCGTGCACGCCTCGGACAGCGCCGCCGGCCAGAGCCTGGCGTACGCGGCCACCGGGCTGCCCGCGGGGCTGTCGGTCGACGCCTCCACCGGGGTGGGCTCCGGCACCGCCACCTCGGCCGGCACCAGCACCGTCACCGCCACCGACGGCACCGGCGCGAAGGGGAGCACCACCTTCGTCTGGACCACCGCCGCCGCCGGCGGACCGACCAGGACCGGCCCGGTCGTCGCGGGCGTGTCGTCCTCGCTCTGCCTGGACGACCGGGCGGCGGACACCGCGGACGGCAACCCGGTCACGATCTACGGCTGCAACGGCACCGCGGCGCAGCAGTGGACGGTGGCGTCCGGCGGAACCCTCCAGGCGCTCGGCAAGTGCCTGGACGTCGCGAGCGCCGGCACCGCGGACAAGACGCCCGTGCAGCTGTGGACCTGCAACGGCACCGGGGCCCAGGTCTGGCAGCCCCGGGCCGACGGCTCGCTGCTGAACCCCGGCTCCGGGCGCTGCCTGGACGTCCCGGCCGGGACCATCACGCCCGGGACGCAGCTGCAGATCTACGCCTGCAACGGCTCGGCCGCCCAGAAGTGGACCCTGCCCTGA
- a CDS encoding NAD(P)-dependent oxidoreductase: MSTITLYGATGTIGSRVLDEALRRGHTVTAVVRDPAKLTATHPALTVAVGDVLDPASVAEHAKGADVVVSAVGGGDGPGHQALIEPSFESLVAGLRTLGADAPRLVTVGGAGSLRTPDGKRVWDAEGLPEFLLQIMHAHGDALDYLRTVTDLRWTNLSPAGTIAPGERTGSYREGLEDLLIGADGESRISAEDYAVALLDEVEHPKHLGERFTVAY, encoded by the coding sequence ATGAGCACCATCACCCTGTACGGCGCCACCGGCACCATCGGCTCCCGCGTGCTGGACGAGGCACTGCGCCGCGGCCACACCGTGACCGCCGTGGTCCGCGACCCCGCCAAGCTGACCGCCACCCACCCGGCGCTGACCGTGGCGGTCGGCGACGTGCTCGACCCGGCCTCGGTGGCCGAGCACGCCAAGGGCGCCGACGTGGTGGTCAGCGCGGTCGGCGGCGGCGACGGGCCGGGCCACCAGGCGCTGATCGAGCCGTCCTTCGAGTCGCTGGTGGCGGGGCTGCGCACGCTGGGCGCCGACGCGCCGCGGCTGGTCACGGTGGGCGGCGCGGGCTCGCTGCGCACCCCCGACGGCAAGCGGGTCTGGGACGCCGAGGGCCTGCCGGAGTTCCTGCTGCAGATCATGCACGCCCACGGCGACGCGCTCGACTACCTGCGCACCGTCACCGACCTGCGCTGGACCAACCTCTCCCCGGCCGGCACCATCGCCCCCGGCGAGCGCACCGGCAGCTACCGCGAGGGCCTGGAGGACCTGCTGATCGGCGCGGACGGCGAGAGCCGGATCTCCGCGGAGGACTACGCGGTGGCGCTGCTGGACGAGGTCGAGCACCCGAAGCACCTCGGCGAGCGCTTCACCGTCGCGTACTGA